In the genome of Methanobrevibacter millerae, the window ACGCCTTCCACTTCAACGGCATTGTCGATTTCAAGCAGTCCGTCAAGCCAGTCCACCTTATGAAATTCCAAAGATGCGATAACTTCCCCAACGCTTCCCTGAATCTGATATTTGCCTTTAAGTACATCTTTATCTATATTAACGTGAATGAACTTGTCCTCATCGATTTCGGGAAACGTTCTCTCGCTTGCTATTGAGCCTAAGGCGATTATGCAGTCACATTCATCAATTGCCTTTTTGGCCCTTGGAGTTGCCCTGATTCCAACCATGCCTAAATTGATCGGATTGTCTTCAGATATGATTCCCCTTGCATTGTAGGTGGTGGTTACCGGAATCCGGTACATTTCAGCAAGCATCTTTATGTTTTCGGCTTCAGATATTGCGCCTGCTCCCAAAACGAACAATGGCTTTTGTGAGCTTGAAATCAGTTTTTGAGCGTCCTCAATGCTTGAAACGTCATGTTCACACAAGTAGCACAAGTCGAATTCGACGAAATCCTCACTTAATAAAACGTCCCTTGACAGATTAATGTGGATTGGGCCTTTCGGATTGTTTTTAAGCTTGTACAAAGCGGTCTTAAGGGCGTGAACGGCTTCGCTTCCGTTCAATGGAGAATAGTTCTCATAAGTTACCTTTTCAAATACGTCCCTTAAGGGAATTGACTGAAAGAAATTGCCGTCCCTTTTTGCCAAATCGTTGTCTCCGGTTAATATGAGCATCGAAACGCTGTCCTTGAATGCTGCGGCCGTTGCCATGACCATATTCAATGCTCCCGGCGATGCGGTTGCCATGCAGACTCCGATACTGTCGGAGGTTCTTGTATATGCATCAGCTGCGTGAGCCGCCGCCTGCTCATGGCGCGTTAGGATATGAGTGATATTTGAATTTGACAATGCTTCATACATGGGCATTATCTGCTCGCCCGGAATCCCGAAAATGTGGTCAATTCCTTCTTCCTCAAGAAGCTCCACCATCCGGCGCGCTACGTTCATTCCTCTTCCTCCTGATAGGAGCCTGAGTACTCGCCTGAGCCTTCCACCTTGAAAACGACCGCCTGAGCTATCCTGTCGCCTGACTTGATTTTATACTCGAAGTCTCCGTGATTGTAAATCATGAACATCAGCGTTCCGTAAAATCCAGGATCTCCCACTGCCGTCTGGACTGAAACAAATGACCGAAGAAGAGTTGAGCGCGGAAGATAAAGCATAGTGTATCCTTTAGGGATTTTCACTTTTCTTTTGATGCTTGCCAGATATGCAGTATGGGGCTTTAATGTATATATGGGACCTGGAAGCTCCTTTAAATCGGGCAAGTTCTTTTCGTTGTCAATAAGAGAGCCTTCAGATGTCTGCTGATAAATCTTATCCAATTCCAAATCGATGCCTGAAGGCTGTACTAAATCTGCGAAATCCGGGAAAATTTTAACAAGTTCGTTTTGGCCAAGCATTTTAAATATCTCCTTAGGTTAATTTTTATACCTTGTTTTAAATATATTTAATTGGAGGAATTAAAATGCCTGTTATAACAATTGCTGGAAACGATGGAATTAGTGTAGAGAAAAGAAGAGAAATGGTTAAAAAGGTATCCGAAGTCGTTGCCGATGCCTACGACTTGCCTGTTGATGCGATTACAGTCCTGGTGCAGGCCTATCCAAAGGAAAGCATCGGAGTGGCCGGAGAACTTTTAAGTGACCGAAAATAAAAAAAATGAAAGGAAACCATTAACTTTCCTTTCTTATAACTTATCTCTTGAATTTTTTAAAGGAAGCTGTAAAAACACCAAATACTGAAAGCAGTATCAAAGCTAGCGGATTGCCCGCAGGCACCATTTTAGCTGAAGCGATTGACTTGGATACATCTTTATCGTCATCATCACTATCCTCAACGTCGATTTCCTCTTCCTCATAGGTTTCGTTATT includes:
- a CDS encoding thiamine pyrophosphate-binding protein, with amino-acid sequence MNVARRMVELLEEEGIDHIFGIPGEQIMPMYEALSNSNITHILTRHEQAAAHAADAYTRTSDSIGVCMATASPGALNMVMATAAAFKDSVSMLILTGDNDLAKRDGNFFQSIPLRDVFEKVTYENYSPLNGSEAVHALKTALYKLKNNPKGPIHINLSRDVLLSEDFVEFDLCYLCEHDVSSIEDAQKLISSSQKPLFVLGAGAISEAENIKMLAEMYRIPVTTTYNARGIISEDNPINLGMVGIRATPRAKKAIDECDCIIALGSIASERTFPEIDEDKFIHVNIDKDVLKGKYQIQGSVGEVIASLEFHKVDWLDGLLEIDNAVEVEGVDDELKPQAAIKRILNRFDNEIIANDAGSHTTFSTLLYHAKYPNHFLFPGATAPMGYGLPAAIGAAIATGEKVISINGDGGIQMNLQELATLKENNLDVIVFILNNSEYGIIRQWEEQIYGMDSYQTDLKNPDFIKLASSYGIDAVQITTLEDLEFLLKKDLKGPLVVEIIVDRQNIPLPK
- a CDS encoding dCTP deaminase; this translates as MLGQNELVKIFPDFADLVQPSGIDLELDKIYQQTSEGSLIDNEKNLPDLKELPGPIYTLKPHTAYLASIKRKVKIPKGYTMLYLPRSTLLRSFVSVQTAVGDPGFYGTLMFMIYNHGDFEYKIKSGDRIAQAVVFKVEGSGEYSGSYQEEEE
- the dmpI gene encoding 4-oxalocrotonate tautomerase DmpI — protein: MPVITIAGNDGISVEKRREMVKKVSEVVADAYDLPVDAITVLVQAYPKESIGVAGELLSDRK